A single genomic interval of Mangifera indica cultivar Alphonso chromosome 5, CATAS_Mindica_2.1, whole genome shotgun sequence harbors:
- the LOC123216719 gene encoding ankyrin repeat-containing protein At2g01680-like produces the protein MDSKSLRFITHQSFFSAVRSGDLKALKRIIDELTKVEAPDGSSLVSDLMAMQNDGGETVLYVAADHNFQEVFSYLLKFCDVDIVKIRSKSDLDAFHVAAKRGHLGIVKELLSVWPELCKSCDSSNTSPLYSAAVKDHLDVVKAILDADVSCIRAVRKNGKTALHTAARYGLVDMVKTLIYHDPGIVSIKDKKGQTALHMAAKGQCPSVVEDILHADHLVLTERDKKGNTAVHIATRKCRPQIINLLLSYTSIDVNSINYQRETAMDLADKLQYGESSLEIKEALVEVGGKHARYIGQVDEAMELKRTVSDIKHEVSVQLIQNEKTNRRVTGIAKELKKLHREAVQNTTNSITVVATLFASIAFVALFSLPGQYIKDEPEAGQAYIADKVGFRVFCLLNATSLFISLAVVVVQITLVAWDTGAQKQVVSVVNKLMWAACACTCGAFLSIAFVVVGKGHSWMAITITLMGAPILVGTLASMCYFVFRQHCGFFRNDSQRRIRRASASKSFSWSLYSANISDADEYNSDLEKIYAL, from the exons ATGGACTCAAAGTCACTCAGGTTCATCACCCACCAATCTTTTTTCTCGGCCGTCCGATCCGGTGACCTTAAAGCCCTGAAAAGGATTATTGATGAGTTGACAAAAGTTGAGGCTCCTGATGGCTCTTCTTTGGTGTCTGATCTGATGGCTATGCAAAATGATGGTGGGGAGACTGTCCTCTATGTGGCTGCTGATCATAATTTTCAAGAGGTTTTCAGTTACTTGCTTAAATTTTGTGATGTTGATATTGTGAAGATCAGGTCCAAGTCTGATTTGGATGCCTTTCATGTTGCTGCTAAGAGGGGCCATCTGG gaATTGTAAAGGAACTTTTGAGTGTTTGGCCTGAGCTTTGCAAGTCATGCGACTCCTCAAATACAAGTCCCCTTTATTCAGCAGCTGTGAAAGACCATTTAGATGTGGTTAAGGCTATCTTGGATGCTGATGTTAGTTGCATAAGAGCAGTTCGGAAAAATGGAAAAACTGCCTTGCACACGGCTGCTAGATATGGCCTTGTTGATATGGTGAAAACGCTGATATATCATGATCCTGGAATTGTCAGCATCAAAGACAAGAAAGGTCAAACTGCTCTCCATATGGCTGCAAAGGGTCAGTGTCCTTCAGTGGTAGAGGATATATTACATGCCGATCACTTGGTACTGACTGAGCGTGACAAGAAGGGTAATACAGCAGTTCATATAGCTACAAGGAAATGTCGTCCGCAG ATAATAAACCTATTGCTTAGTTATACATCGATCGATGTCAATTCCATTAATTACCAGCGAGAAACTGCAATGGATTTGGCTGACAAACTCCAATATGGAGAATCTTCATTGGAAATCAAGGAAGCTCTTGTGGAGGTTGGTGGCAAGCATGCAAGATACATTGGCCAAGTAGATGAAGCTATGGAACTTAAGAGGACTGTGAGTGATATTAAGCATGAAGTAAGCGTCCAACtcatacaaaatgaaaaaaccaataGACGAGTTACTGGTATCGCCAAGGAACTAAAGAAGCTTCACCGGGAAGCTGTACAGAACACGACCAATTCTATTACAGTTGTTGCTACTCTCTTTGCCTCGATAGCTTTTGTGGCATTATTTAGTTTACCAGGTCAGTATATAAAGGATGAACCAGAAGCAGGGCAGGCTTACATTGCTGACAAAGTAGGCTTTCGTGTGTTTTGCCTCTTAAACGCGACATCCCTCTTCATCTCTCTGGCTGTTGTGGTGGTTCAGATCACTTTGGTGGCCTGGGACACGGGGGCTCAGAAGCAGGTTGTTTCAGTAGTTAACAAGCTAATGTGGGCTGCTTGCGCATGCACTTGTGGAGCATTTTTGTCGATAGCTTTTGTTGTTGTGGGGAAGGGACATTCCTGGATGGCTATCACCATAACCCTGATGGGAGCACCAATTCTTGTTGGGACGCTTGCTAGTATGTGCTACTTTGTTTTCCGACAACATTGTGGGTTCTTCCGCAACGACTCTCAGAGACGCATCAGAAGGGCAAGTGCAAGCAAGTCATTCTCATGGTCACTGTACTCGGCAAATATATCTGATGCTGATGAATATAACTCTGACCTTGAGAAGATTTATGCTCTATAA